The following proteins come from a genomic window of Companilactobacillus pabuli:
- a CDS encoding prolyl-tRNA synthetase associated domain-containing protein has protein sequence MTPYEQVKSKLDELNISYDMVEHPPVYTTEEADKYIEGKTGIRTKSLFLTDNKKRRYYLVFMDDDKRLDMKRFAEIIGEKHLKFASEKLLMEKLGLKPGFVSIFGLLNNAQKDVQVYFEKDIVGDIPLTFHPNDNTKTMFIKMNDLQKFLDSLGFGYQVVSI, from the coding sequence ATGACACCTTATGAGCAAGTGAAATCTAAATTAGATGAATTAAATATTTCCTATGACATGGTCGAGCATCCTCCAGTTTATACGACTGAAGAAGCGGATAAGTATATCGAAGGTAAGACTGGAATTCGAACTAAATCGCTCTTTTTGACTGATAATAAGAAACGCCGATATTATTTAGTTTTTATGGATGATGATAAAAGACTTGATATGAAACGTTTTGCGGAAATTATTGGTGAAAAGCATCTGAAATTTGCTTCCGAAAAATTATTAATGGAAAAACTTGGCTTGAAACCAGGATTTGTTTCGATTTTTGGATTGTTGAACAACGCTCAAAAGGATGTCCAAGTTTATTTTGAAAAGGATATTGTTGGTGATATTCCATTGACCTTTCATCCAAATGACAATACTAAAACGATGTTTATCAAGATGAATGATTTGCAGAAATTTTTAGATAGTTTAGGCTTTGGTTATCAAGTAGTGAGCATTTAA